The following nucleotide sequence is from Ochotona princeps isolate mOchPri1 chromosome 24, mOchPri1.hap1, whole genome shotgun sequence.
cctgtactcgtgtgggatgctgcaagctgcagcttaacctacCATGGCTCTGGTCCCCTGGAATGGGCTCACCAGACccccttgctgctggggtccagggtgGTCTGTCGTCCCCTGACTGTGGCCTCAGGGACCCCATGAAGTGACTGATCTAGGGGCTCTTGGGGGTCCCTCTAGGGTTTAATGTGGGACTCAACAACCAAGGGCCAGGGTGTGTTGGGGCACCCGCTGCCCTcctgctgtgtctcctgcagcCATGGGTCCCCCAAGCAACTAGAAAGGGCTGGTGGGTGGCAGTCCTAGGGCTACCCTCAGGGCTTGGGGGATTTACCCAACCAAAGGTCCCCATGGAGCAGGCTCAGCCACCACCTGCATGCGAGCCGTTGGCCATACTCGGCTGCCTGCCTGGATCCGAGGACCCGTGCCCTGTCCCATGGAGGCCACAGCCACTGTTCCAGGTCTCGGGCATCCTCAGCGTAGAGGTGACAAAGGCGGATCTGCACCCCAGCACACAGGGCTCTGGGGGCAGCCTGATGGCTGTGGGGCTCCCCCCACTGGGGAGCACTCCTGACTGGGCTTGCCGTCCCACCCCAGGCCAACACCCCTGGACGGATCCCAGGGGCGGGGGCCAGCCACTTCAGCACCGTGGACAGCAGCCGCCCCTTTCTCCTGGCCTGGGGGGGACAGTGTCCCACTGGAGTTGTGGCCTAGGAGGCCTGGGGGTCCTTGTGGGCTTGGACCCTGGGGGATGGGTGCTTCCTGCCACAGATGCCCAGTGGTACCCTCTcccagcaggctgggcagggggtTGGGCTGCCAGGTCTGTCGGAATGCACAAGTGGAGACCAGGGCAGCCTTGTGAGCGTGGAGTGTACCAGGAGTGTGAGGGGGTCCCTTTTGGTGACCcccctccctgtgtctctgtttcttggGTCTCTTGCCACACCTGCCTGGATGGGAcaggagcagccaggcccaggcctgggggacTAGGATGTTCCTGTGGGAAGAAGAGAGGCTGGCagaagcctgggccaggccagggccggTGGGGCTCTCCCGACCCTGGGCCTGGTGCCACTGCCTTCCTCCCTGCAGCGGAAATTGATTCTAATTTGTGGATGTTGCTTCACAAGCTGAAGGAATTTTAATTAAAACCCGGAAAATCTGCATGTGTGATTAAGCCTCCGGAAGTCGGCAGGCTGTGTGCACAGGGGCAGATGGCACTGCCTGTCATCTGCTGCCCACGAGGCGTGACTCCACGGGCTGTGTGGGGAGGGGTACCCAGGGCTCCTGGCGCCCCCTCCCAGGGTTGCTGGTGCGGCGCTGCCCTGTGATCCCCTAGGCCCTGGCGGCAGGGAGGGACTGGAGTCCCCTGGAGTGGGTGTTTGGCAGGGGTTGTGAAAGGACATGAACCGTGCAGTCTGGAGTGGCCTCCCTTGGTTGtgtggccctgggctgggctgggcaggggtgcAGAGGCTGGTCATGGACCTGATGCTTGGTGGAATcagggctgcctcccagaggccagtgtgtgtgtgtgggctgaggcacctggaacctcccccagccctccccgaCCACCTGTCCACCAACGGTTTGGAGAGGGGACCAGGAGgcagcccaggagccccaggggcTCGGGTTGTGGTGGGCAAAGCTCCGAGCCCACCAGGAGCGTGCACCAGGCGAGGGCTGGTGCAGGGCCTCAGCGCCACCTGGTGGCCGCCTTGTCAAGGCTCAGCGCAGTgaccccaggctgggcagggcggCGGGTGGGTCCCAGCAGCAGTGTGACCCTTAACTCGCCCGCACGTGGTTCGAGCATGTCAGCATGCTGGTCATCCTGCTCAACTGCGTGACCCTGGGCATGTTCCGGCCCTGTGAGGACCTGGACTGCCGCTCCGAGCGCTGCCGCATCCTGGAGGTGGGCTGGGGCCCCAGGGCCGGGGAGCGGGGACTCAAGGCCCCAGTTCCCCATCCtaacccctgcccctgccaggcctTCGACGACTTCATCTTTGCCTTCTTCGCGGTGGAGATGGCCATCAAGATGGTCGCCCTGGGACTGTTCGGCCAGAAGTGCTACCTGGGTGACACTTGGAACCGGCTGGACTTCTTCATTGTCATGGCAGGGTACAGCAGTGGGGGCGCTGTCCCAGGCCGGGAGGGGGCCCCCGGGGTACCTGGCTCCCGCTGACCCTCCACCTCCCCCAGCATGATGGAGTACTCCCTGGACGGACACAACGTGAGCCTCTCGGCCATCCGCACCGTGCGCGTGCTGAGGCCGCTGCGCGCCATCAACCGTGTGCCCAGTAAGTGAGCCTGGAGCTGCAGAGAAGGCGCCAGCCGCGGCGGTCCCAGCCCAGCCATAGTGAGGTGGCCGTGGTGGCCCGGGCACCAAGTGTCCATGGCTGTGCTGCAGCCCCAGACAGGACCACCCACTCCTCCAGGATCCCACTGACCTCTGCGCCGTCTGCCCTGCTCTGCATCTCGTGGTCCCAGGACCCATGACCACCTGAGCCACAGAATCAGCCCACAATCCCCTGCCTGTCAGGAATGCCACCAGCAGCCCCGGACACGGCGGGTCCCCTGAGCAGGCCTCAGTGGAGCCCAGACAGCCGACGCCCAGCTCTGTGCGCTGTGCTCAGGCCTGCTCAGGACCCATCCTCCCAGGGAGTGCTGCGCAGGGGCTTAGGGTCTGCTGTCCTGCTGCCCACAGGCATGCGGATCCTGGTCACGCTGCTGCTGGACACGCTGCCCATGCTCGGCAACGTGCTGTTGCTCTGCTTCTTCGTCTTCTTCATTTTTGGCATTGTGGGTGTCCAGCTCTGGGCTGGCCTGCTCCGTAACCGGTGCTTCCTGGACAGCGCCTTCGTGAGGTATGGGCTCCACACCCCAGCAGGCCCTTCCTCGCAGCCCTGCCCTGGGAGACCCCACCCCTCGCCAGGCCCCACCCACAGGCCGGCACCGATGCCCTGCATGCAGTCGGTGGGCCAGGGCTGACATGCGGGCTCCCTGGATCACACGttttggggtggggatgggaccCCAGCAGGTGATGTGTTTCCTCAGCAGCCCCTCTGGCTGGCTGGGGAGGGTTTAGGGATAGCCCAGCGACCTCAGAGGTCCAGGGGTCTCAGACTCAGGGAGGACCCACCCTCTCCCCAGAAACAACAACCTGAGCTTCCTGCGGCCCTACTACCAGACGGAGGAGGGCGAGGAGCACCCCTTCATCTGCTCCTCACGCCGTGATAACGGCATGCAGAAGTGCTCACACATCCCCGGCCGCCGCGAGCTGCGTGTGCCCTGCACGCTGGGCTGGGAGGCGTACGGTCAGCCTCAGGCCGAGGCCACAGGCGGCGGCCACGGCGCCTGCATCAACTGGAACCAGTACTACAATGTGTGCCGCTCTGGTGACACAAACCCGCACAACGGGGCCATCAACTTCGACAACATCGGCTACGCCTGGATCGCCATCTTCCAGGTAGGCCTGCGGCCCCCCGGCAGGTGCGGACACTCCCGGGGCAGTGCGGGCTCACCCCAGCGGCTCGCCTCTACAGGTTATCACACTGGAGGGCTGGGTGGACATCATGTACTACGTAATGGATGCCCACTCATTCTACAACTTCATCTACTTCATCCTGCTCATCATTGTGAGTGTGCTGGGGCGGGCGGGAGAAGGTCAGTTAGGCATCTGCCTCAGTGTGCCAGGTGCCACTGGGGGTGCCGCAGGGGTTGGGCACCTGCTGACAGCCTGCGGAGGCCTGGGACACCTCTGTGCTGCCTGCCCTAGCCCTGGGGGTCACCCTCACGACCTGCCCTGAGTGTCCATGATGGGGCGGTGCCTCATGGACACTGCCCGCCTCCGCAGGTGGGCTCCTTCTTCATGATCAACCTGTGCCTGGTGGTCATCGCCACTCAGTTCTCCGAGACGAAGCAGCGGGAGAACCAGCTGATGCGGGAACAGCGGGCCCGCTACTTGTCCAACGACAGCACGCTGGCCAGCTTCTCGGAGCCAGGCAGCTGCTACGAGGAGCTGCTCAGGTACCTGGGCCACGTGTGCCGCAAGGTCCGGCGCCGTGGCCTGCGCCTCTACGCCCGCTGGCAGAGCCGCTGGCACACGCAGACAGAGCCCAGCAGTGCCCCGGCCGGCCAGGGCCCACGCCGGGCAGGCCGGCGGGCGGCCTCTGTGCACCACTTggtctaccaccaccaccaccaccaccaccatcactatCACTTCAGTCATGGCAGCCCTCGCCGGCCGGGCCCTGAGACGGGCACTGCTGACTCTAGGCTGGTGCGGGCCGGCTCCCCACCCTCGCCGGGCCGCGGGCCCCCAGACGCCGAGTCCGTGCACAGCATCTACCATGCCGACTGCCACGTGGAAGGGCCGCAAGACAGGGCCCGAGTGGCCCATGCTGCAGCTGCGGCCGCTGCTGGCCTCAAGCTGGCCTCAGGGTTGCGGGCCATGAACTACCCCACAATCCTGCCCTCTGGGCTTGGCGGCAgcaagggcagcagcagcccccGGCCCTCGGGAAAGCAAGCACACAGCCCCCTGAGCCTGGGCAGTCCTGGCCCCTACGAGCGAATCCAGCACGTGATGGGCGAACACGGTGAGGCGCTGGCCTGCAGAGGTCAGGTGGGTGGGctggcaggcagtgggcaggagGGGCAAGGGTGTGAGCCAGGGTGTGCTGTGAGATCAGCACTGGGCGGCTCCGTGTGGGAGCAGTGCCACAGCCAGCCCCAGCTGCGGGTCTTGGTGCTCCAGATGCTTGGCGCTCCAGATGCTTGGCGCCAGCTCTTCTGCCCTTGGGGTGAAGACAGGACTGTGGTTGTAGAAGGCGGACGGGTGTTTCTGGGATGTGAAGGCATTCCAGGGGCTCCCATGTGTCTGTCCTGGCTCCAAGGTGATGTGGTCCTTGGCCCTGGAGAGATGGCATCCCACTGGCAGTGCCCTTCCATGCACAGGACCCTTGTAAGTTCAACCCATGTTGTCAGAGGCCCTGAGCCTATTCGTGTGTCTTCCtgcaggactgggcagggccccTGGCCGCCTGTCAGGCCTGAGTGTGCCCTGCCCGCTGCCTGGTCCCCAAGCGGGCACGCTGACCTGTGAGCTGAAGGACTGCCCACACTGCGCCCGTGCCCGGGAAGACGCTGGCTCTGAGAGTGGCGACTCAGACATCCATGGGGTCTATGAGTTCACGCAGGACCTGCGACACGGTGACCATCGGGATCCCATGCAGCCACCTGCTGCCGCTGAGGCCACTCCGCTGAAGGCAGCCCTGGGGGCACCACTCGGTGGGCTGGGCCGGCTGTGGGCTGCTCTCAGCGGGAAACTGCGACGCATTGTGGACAGCAAGTACTTCAGCCGCGGCGTCATGGTGGCCATCCTGGTGAACACGCTGAGCATGGGCGTGGAGTACCATGAGCAGGTGTGCGGGGTGCGGGGTGCTCCCTCTGCACTTCCCCAGGCCCTGCTCCTTGTAGGGAGCAGCGggtgcccagctctgccctcacaGAGGCTGTGCCTTGCTCATGGAGCCAACGGGAGCACATGGGGAGGGGTGCACGGGTACAGACGGGCCGTGTCCCTGTGTGTCATGGTGCGGCCTTGTTGCAGGACAGGTTCGTGTGTGCCCGCAGACCTGCCTGTGCAGCTGCCGGCCAAACGAAAGCCCGCATTGTGTGTTGGCAGTCATGCGCAACAGGCGTGCTCACATGGACATACCCACAGGTCACACAGGGACACACGTGTGGCTACATatgcaggccaggccagctgcaCGTCCCTGTGGGTGGCTGAGTCCCTGCAGGGCCTGGGAGTCTTTGGCAGCCCCCCTCTCCCGCCAGCCTGGCCTGGTGGGCTGGGCTTCTGTGGGCTGGCCCTGAAGTGGTCCTGCCCCCAGCCCGAGGAGCTGACCAACGCCTTGGAGATCAGCAACGTGGTGTTTACCAGCGTGTTCGCCCTGGAGATGCTGCTTAAGCTGCTGGCCTGTGGCCCGCTGGGCTACGTCCGCAGCCCCTACAACATCTTCGACGGAGTCATCGTGGTCATCAGGTGGGTGGGAGCCACACCGGGCTGCATGTGCctagggggtgggggctgggcggCCCTGCTGACTGCACGCCGCCGGCAGCGTGTGGGAGATCGTGGGGCAGGCGGACGGCGGGCTGTCGGTGCTGCGGACCTTCCGGCTGCTGCGAGTGTTGAAGCTGGTGCGTTTCCTGCCGGCGCTGCGGCGGCAGCTCGTGGTGCTCATGAAGACCATGGACAACGTGGCCACCTTCTGCATGCTGCTCATgctcttcatcttcatcttcagGTGGGGCAGGGGCCCGGCTGGGAGGGCGGGCCACCCGGGCAGTGTGCCAGCGTGtcctctgcccagcctgcccctctaTCCCACCCTGCCCCACAGCATCCTGGGAATGCACTTGTTCGGATGTAAGTTCAGCCTCAAAACGGACAGTGGTGACACGGTCCCTGACAGGAAGAACTTCGACTCCCTGCTGTGGGCCATCGTCACTGTGTTCCAGGTGGGCGGGGGCCTGGAGGATCCGTGGAGACTAGGAGTGGTCGGGCTTGGGGGGGGGCCACACGGCCAGGCACAGCCTGAGCCCCAGGTGCCCCCAGATCCTCACCCAGGAGGACTGGAACGTCGTCCTCTACAACGGCATGgcctccacctcctcctgggCCGCCCTCTACTTCGTGACCCTCATGACCTTCGGCAACTACGTGCTCTTCAACCTGCTGGTGGCCATCCTGGTGGAGGGCTTCCAGGCGGAGgtgaggccaggggccaggtgtCGGGGATGGTTCCCCTGCTGTACAGGCTGGgccctcccctgctcccacccccaccGTGGCCCTCACGCCCTCCTCTGCCATGGCCCTCACGCCCTCCTCTGCCGTGGCCCTCACGCCCTCCCACCGTGGCCCTCACGCCCTCCTCTGCCATGGCCCTCACGCCCTCCTCTGCCGTGGCCCTCACGCCCTCCCACCGTGGCCCTCACGCCCTCCTCTGCCACGGCCCTCACCCTCCTCTGCCACGGCCCTCACGCCCTCCCACCGTGGCCCTCACGCCCTCCCACCGTGGCCCTCACGCCCTCCCACCGTGGCCCTCACGCCCTCCCACCGTGGCCCTCACGCCCTCCTCTGCCATGGCCCTCACGCCCTCCTCTGCCGTGGCCCTCACGCCCTCCCACCGTGGCCCTCACGCCCTCCTCTGCCACGGCCCTCACCCTCCTCTGCCACGGCCCTCACGCCCTCCCACCGTGGCCCTCACGCCCTCCCACCGTGGCCCTCACGCCCTCCTCTGCCACGGCCCTCACGCCCTCCCACTGTGGCCCTCATACCCTCCCCTGCCACGCCCTCAGGGTGATGCCAACAGGTCGGACACGGACGAGGACAAGACCTCCACCCGCTTTGAAGAGGATTTCAACAAGTTCAGAGACCTTCAGACCACAGGTGTGAGCGTGGTGGGTGGGGATTAGAGGGCCCCCCGAGTCCTGGAGGCTCACAGGTTCTCGTCCCCCGACAGAGATGAAGCTATGCTCGCTGGCTGTGACCCCAAACGGACACCTGGAGGGCCGCAGTGGCCTGCTGCCCCCACTGATCCTGCGCACAGCAGCCACACCCTCCCCCAAGGGCTCCCCACAGCTGGACACCACCCGTGACCTCCCTGATTCTCGGCGCGGCAGCAGCTGCTCTGTGGATCCCCAGCTGGGCGACCAGCGGTCTCTGGTAGGTAGGGACCTGCCCCTGGCACGTGAGACCCCCAAACTGAGTGAGGGTCCCACTCCCCCATGGGGAGCCGTTGGTCTTGCGCCAGTCCCCATGAAAGCCTTAGCAGGAGGCAAGACAACAGGAGGCTTTGCCCGGGGAGGGGCAGCCAGAAGAGCCGAGGGGTACAGGTGTGAGGGGTCACGGTGGGAGCACTGTGCCCAGGTACCCAGCCAGAGGCGTGAGCCAGCAGTGGAAGGAGAGGGCAGGGTTGGGAGGAGCTAGGAGGCCCTGCTGCGGGCAGCCCAGCGGCCACCAGCTCTTCCTGAGATGGACCCCAGGAGCGCAGGTTCTCCGGGTGCTGGCGCTGGGGCTCCAGCCTGCTTGGCCCCGTGGATACCCGGGACCTTCCCCTCACCCCGCCCGCCCTGCCACAGACCAGCCTCCGCGGCTcgccctgcacccactggggccccagcagcgctTGGAGCAGCCGGCGGTCAAGCCGGAGCAGCCTCAAGCGGCGTGGCCAGCGCGGGGAGCGGGAGTCGCTGCTGTCCGGCGAGGGCAAGGGCAGCACCGACGACGAGGAGGCCGAGGCCGGCCGGCCTGGGGGTGCGGggaccatgccgggccctcacaGCCCCACTCTGCGCCGCACCGAGTCCCTGGACCCGCGGAGCCCGCGCCCCCCACCCAACCTCCTGCCCGCCAAGCTCCGTGACTGCAACGGACAGACACTGGCCCTGCCCAGCGAGATCTTCCTGCGCATCGATAGCCACAGGGAGGACCCGGCTGAGCTGGACGAGGATGTGGAGGACGTGAGTGGACAGGCCAGAGAGCACCCCAATACTGCTACACTGCGTGCTTCAGCCGTGCCAGGGCATGGGGCAGGGCAAGAGGCGGCCCCAGGCTAGTCAGCTCCCCCGGAACCCCGGGGTGTCCTCTCGGCAGCCAGGGTCACCGTTCTGTTGCCCAGGCCAGGCAGGTGAGGCTGAGGCGGGCGTGGGGGCAGGCGAGGCTGAGGCGGGCTTGGGGGCAGGCCACAGCTGAGGCCTGCTGTCCCTCCCCTCAGAGCTGCTGCTTCCGGCTGCGCAAGGTGCTGGAGCCCTACCGGCCCCAGTGGTGTCGCAGCCGCGAGTCCTGGGCTCTCTACCTCTTCTCCCCGCAGAACCGGTGAGGGGTTTGCCATCCGGCCAAGGTGGGGGTGGGCCTTTCCCAGGGATGGAGGGTGGCTTGGGACACCCCGCTGAGCTGCCCGGGCGGCCAGGCTCCGTGTCTGCTGCCAGAGGATCGTGGCGCACAGGCTGTTTGACCACGTGGTGCTGGCTTTCATCTTCCTCAACTGCATCACCATTGCCCTGGAGAGGCCGGACATCGACCCAGGCAGCACTGTGAGTGGCCCCTCGCACCCCGCCTGGGCTCGGGGTGCCatgcagccctgcccactgccctctcCCTGCAGGAGCGTGTCTTCCTCAGCGTCTCCAATTACGTCTTCACAGCCATCTTCCTGGCTGAAATGATGGTGAAGGTGAGTGCCCCAGGCGGGGTCCCCTGGGGTCAGCcgggcctggcccggccccagcaCTGCCCTACTGCCCCCAGGTGGTGGCGCGGGGCCTGCTGGCCGGCGAGCACGCCTAcctgcagagcagctggaacctgcTGGACGGGCTGCTGGTCCTGGTATCGCTCGTCGACATTATCGTGGCCATGGCCTCAGCCAGCGGTGCCAAGATCCTGGGCATCTTGCGTGTGCTGCGCCTGCTGCGGACCCTGCGGCCACTGAGGTGGGGGCGcctgctgcaggctccaggctgctgagGTGGGGGGCACCTGCCGCAGCCAGACTCAGCAGCGCACCCCTCTGCCCGCACCCAGGGTCATCAGCCGGGCCCCAGGTCTCAAGCTGGTGGTGGAGACGCTCATCTCCTCCCTGAGGCCCATCGGGAACATCGTGCTCATCTGCTGCGCCTTCTTCATCATCTTCGGCATCCTTGGGGTGCAGGTGTGTGCCCGCCCAGGGGTGGTCCTGAGGGGACACTCGGGCCAGGCCTCGGGGTACAGGTGTGTGCCCGCCCAGGGGTGGTCCTGGAGGGACACTTGGGGTCACCCCCTTGCCCCCTCTGCTCAGCTCTTCAAGGGCAAGTTCTACTACTGTGACGGTGCTGACACAAGGAATATCTCCACCAAGGCCGAGTGCCGGGCTGCCCACTACCGCTGGGTGCGGCGCAAGTACAACTTCGACAACCTGGGTCAGGTGGGCATCGGGCACTGCACTGCCATCTCATGAGGTTGGCCACCGCTGGGGGGCCATGTGGTCAGCCTGGACACGATGTCACCTCTGTCCCTGACCTACCGCTCCCTCTAGGCGCTGATGTCGTTGTTTGTGCTGTCGTCCAAAGACGGCTGGGTGAACATCATGTATGACGGACTGGATGCtgtgggagtggaccagcaggtgggcaCGGGTGGGTGCTGGGGGAGTGGGGACCAGCAGGTGGGCACGGGTGGGTGCTGGGGGAGTGGGGACCAGCAGGTGGGCACGGGTGGGTGCTGGGCGAGTGGGGACCAGCAGGTGGGCACGGGTGGGTGCTGGGGGAGTGGGGACCAGCAGGTGGGCACGGGTGGGTGCTGGGGGAGTGGGGACCAGCAGGTGGGCACGGGTGGGTGCTGG
It contains:
- the CACNA1H gene encoding voltage-dependent T-type calcium channel subunit alpha-1H, with translation LARTWFEHVSMLVILLNCVTLGMFRPCEDLDCRSERCRILEAFDDFIFAFFAVEMAIKMVALGLFGQKCYLGDTWNRLDFFIVMAGMMEYSLDGHNVSLSAIRTVRVLRPLRAINRVPSMRILVTLLLDTLPMLGNVLLLCFFVFFIFGIVGVQLWAGLLRNRCFLDSAFVRNNNLSFLRPYYQTEEGEEHPFICSSRRDNGMQKCSHIPGRRELRVPCTLGWEAYGQPQAEATGGGHGACINWNQYYNVCRSGDTNPHNGAINFDNIGYAWIAIFQVITLEGWVDIMYYVMDAHSFYNFIYFILLIIVGSFFMINLCLVVIATQFSETKQRENQLMREQRARYLSNDSTLASFSEPGSCYEELLRYLGHVCRKVRRRGLRLYARWQSRWHTQTEPSSAPAGQGPRRAGRRAASVHHLVYHHHHHHHHHYHFSHGSPRRPGPETGTADSRLVRAGSPPSPGRGPPDAESVHSIYHADCHVEGPQDRARVAHAAAAAAAGLKLASGLRAMNYPTILPSGLGGSKGSSSPRPSGKQAHSPLSLGSPGPYERIQHVMGEHGLGRAPGRLSGLSVPCPLPGPQAGTLTCELKDCPHCARAREDAGSESGDSDIHGVYEFTQDLRHGDHRDPMQPPAAAEATPLKAALGAPLGGLGRLWAALSGKLRRIVDSKYFSRGVMVAILVNTLSMGVEYHEQPEELTNALEISNVVFTSVFALEMLLKLLACGPLGYVRSPYNIFDGVIVVISVWEIVGQADGGLSVLRTFRLLRVLKLVRFLPALRRQLVVLMKTMDNVATFCMLLMLFIFIFSILGMHLFGCKFSLKTDSGDTVPDRKNFDSLLWAIVTVFQILTQEDWNVVLYNGMASTSSWAALYFVTLMTFGNYVLFNLLVAILVEGFQAEGDANRSDTDEDKTSTRFEEDFNKFRDLQTTEMKLCSLAVTPNGHLEGRSGLLPPLILRTAATPSPKGSPQLDTTRDLPDSRRGSSCSVDPQLGDQRSLTSLRGSPCTHWGPSSAWSSRRSSRSSLKRRGQRGERESLLSGEGKGSTDDEEAEAGRPGGAGTMPGPHSPTLRRTESLDPRSPRPPPNLLPAKLRDCNGQTLALPSEIFLRIDSHREDPAELDEDVEDSCCFRLRKVLEPYRPQWCRSRESWALYLFSPQNRLRVCCQRIVAHRLFDHVVLAFIFLNCITIALERPDIDPGSTERVFLSVSNYVFTAIFLAEMMVKVVARGLLAGEHAYLQSSWNLLDGLLVLVSLVDIIVAMASASGAKILGILRVLRLLRTLRPLRVISRAPGLKLVVETLISSLRPIGNIVLICCAFFIIFGILGVQLFKGKFYYCDGADTRNISTKAECRAAHYRWVRRKYNFDNLGQALMSLFVLSSKDGWVNIMYDGLDAVGVDQQPVQNHNPWMLLYFISFLLIVSFFVLNMFVGVVVENFHKCRQHQEAEEARRREEKRRRHLEKQRRKAQRRPYYADYSHTRRSVHALCTSHYLDLFITFIIGVNVITMSMEHYNQPKSLDEALKYCNYVFTIVFVFEAVLKLVAFGFRRFFKDRWNQLDLAIVLLSIMGIALEEIETSAALPINPTIIRIMRVLRIARVLKLLKMATGMRALLDTVVQALPQVGNLGLLFMLLFFIYAALGVELFGRLECSEDNPCEGLSRHATFTNFGMAFLTLFRVSTGDNWNGIMKDTLRECAREDRHCLSYLPALSPVYFVTFVLVAQFVLVNVVVAVLMKHLEESNREAHEDGDVDDTEPDTPPAPTVQGSAGPGPDTSNVLVARKVCVSRMLSLPNDSYMFRPVTPVSVPQQRLQEVEMAAYTGGASPGPAATSLSLPSEPCVPLCAPTPRPVLCTPSPGPPLYTQEAVPMEPLEGQAEDPGDSTPDPGEPVKTSAQQACLRSPPCSPRPAGIRPRKQVSGQCICSCPPGPSTEEAETSDLADQEVSNITSSARPWVAASPVAPRAAPGGQALRRFHSLGAPGLLDKPSQAEGQRWPSAELGSNTGRPEPGEGRAWVPEAEPGLGARRKKKMSPPCISIDPPAEEEGAARPPATEVGSGSGLRRRTPSCEAAPHRDCLEPTTTTSEGPGTGVDPTAKGERRGRPEHLTVPSFAFESLDTAADSGCSEMPGATVPPEPHGTDPPGVPGDPPEPAWGLHLVVPPTDGAGKPT